GGACGCATCAGCCGCCCGCACCAGAATGAAGTTTCCGGCGCGTTGACGCTCCCCGGCCCGAATAATTTTGACAATTTGCCTAAGACGAAAAACCAAACGCCCCAACATGAAAAATATCCCTGCTCCATATACGAGCCACAGGATTTGCTCCATGGTCATAAAAGGTTCCGGTGCCGGCGTAAACACAATCATTGAGGGCTCAAGGGTGATTTCCGTCATGGGCAACGGCTCCGGAGCCTTTTCGGTCAGAACCACCAAGGGAGCCGCCAACGCCACGAAAAGGGCTGCTAACAGGTAAAAACGATTGAACGTAAAATACGTGTGTCGGCGTAACAAAAGCCAATACAGTGCATACAGCGCCACCATGCCGGCACTTGCTTTGAAAAGATACATAAACGATTCCATGATTTTTGAAACGGTTAAGGTTGGCAATCAGCAAAACATTTCCCTAGCGCTTTAACATTTTAATGATCTCGTCGGCATCCTGAAGGCTGATGTTTTTGTCCTGTACAAAAAACGACACCAACTCTTTCAGTGACCCTTCAAAGTAGTTGTTTACCAGTTTATTGGCCTCGTGAGCGCGGTACTCTTCCTTGCTGACAATCGGGAAGTATTCGTAGGTTTTTCCGCTGATGGCCCGGTGGTCAATGAAGCCTTTCTGTTCCAAAATTCGGATAAACGTAGAGACCGTATTGTAGGCAGGTTTGGGGTCGGGCAAATGCTCAATCACATCCCAAACCACTCCTTTTTCCAAATCCCACAGGATTTGCATGATTTCTTCTTCGGCTTTTGTGAGTTCTCTCATTGTGTAAATCAGTAAGTAAATAATTTTTAAAGTAGGTACTGCTTTCCGACCGTCAGTTCAATACCGCAGTCGTAATTATGTATACAAAGTAAAAACTAAAACTTTAGTTTTGCAAGACAATAAACTAAAAAATTAGTGAATCTTTTTAGAGGGTCATTTTAGAGGATAAAATGCGTCTGAGGATTTTAAACCCTCGGACGCATAAAGCGGGTACTACCTATAACATCGCAGGAGTGCAAAACCTTCGGTTTCTCAACAGATTTTGAGAATACTTATTTCTTTCGAGGCCCGCGCACGGCAATCACGGCGATCTCCACCGCCGCTCCTGCGGGCAGATTATCCACACCAATGGTCGCACGAGCGGGAAAATTTGCGGTGAAATACTTTCCGTAAATTTCGTTGACTTTCGGAAAATTGGCGAGGTCTTTTACGTAAAGGGTAGCATTGACGATATCATCCATGGAGAGTTTGGCCGCTCCTAAAATGGCTTTTATATTTTCCATGATCTGCGCGGTTTCTGCCTCTACTCCCCCGGCAACCAATTGGCGGGTTTGGGGGTTGAGGCCAATTTGACCCGCAACAAACACCATTCCGTTGGCTTCAACGGCCTGGCTGTAAGGACCGATGGGAGCGGGGGCCTGATCGGCTTTAATAACGGTTTTTTGGGCAAAGGTCAGCGTAGCTATAAGGATAAGCAGAAACGTAAACGTATTTTTTTTCATAAAAATCGGGGGCGTTATTGTTTGTTGACGAATGAGTAACCTAACTTGCTCCCCAAATTCGTATTTTTCACCAATAAAACCAATTTTCAGCATGAGCCTCCAATCACTCACTGAACAAATCAAAACCATCGTAGGCACCGACAGCGGCCTGAATGCCTCCGTCAAATTCGCAACGGATGAAGGCGTTGTGGTGGTAGATGCCAGGCAAGTACCGAATGTGGTCAGCAATGAAAATGTACCGACCGACTGCACGTTGGAAATTTCAACGAGCGATGCATTGGACCTTCTGAGCGGCTCCTTAAATCCAATGATGGCGTACATGACGGGCAAACTCAAGATCGACGGAGATATGGGCGTAGCCATGAAAATAGCCCAAACCTTTGGTGGATAGCCCCGGGCGGGTAGCCTCAAAACAAACGGACCCGACACTGCTGCCGGGTCCGTTTGTAAATGTCTTTAGGAATAACTTACTCCTTGCTGTTTTTAGAGTTCTGTACTTCGGCGCGGATAGCCTGAGCTATATTTTTAAGGTCCTGCATTCCTTTACGCACACGGGTACCGGCAGCCTGGTTGCCTTTGTTATAAAACTTATCGAAGTCTCCTTCAAGGCTCATTACCAGATTTTTGATTTCATCAAATTTTGCCATTGTGTTAACAAGTTTTTAGTTAGAAAATAGTTCAAAAACGCTCAAAACAGCGTGATTTGGCCGAAATTTAGTGATTAAACAATTAAACACAAGAAGTAGTCAAAAAAAACCAATGAAAAAAATGCAATTTTTAATAAAACAAGTACAATAAAAATCACAAACCACTGATTATCAATATTTTACAAATACTACTCATTTTTAACTTTTTTTATCCTTTTTTTAAAAAATGCCCATACAAGCCCGGAAAGGGCATTTTCCCGATTACACTACGAGGTAGGGAAGCCCGCTTGCTGCACTACCCGCAGGGCTTGGTTCAAATGACGTTGATAATGTGCCGTCATAAATACCAATACATCACCGAATCTGAATTTTATCCATGAAGTAAGCGGAGAAGCTACTTTGGTATTCCAATCAATGACATCTGCCCCTTCCAATACTGCGTCTAAATCGTCCAAAATTGCATAAAAGCGTGTCAAGGCTTTTTGAGGATCCAAATGATAGGCTTTGGGCTTAAACATGCCCGGCGACGGAATCTTCCGGGTAGATTTCGGATCCAGCAGCCCTAACATCATCCGACCGTTAAAACTCATCTCAAAGGTGAAAGGCGGAAGGATATTATTAGGAGCGTGTTCAACCTTAAATTTCAGTTGGTTGACGTAGTACTGATTGGCCATGTTGAGGTGCACGAGACACTCCAGAACACCCCATTGAGTGGGGGCGGGCTTCCACAGGAGCTGATTTTCTGACAGCGGCTCAAACTCCTGCCGGACCGTCTGCCGTATCTGCTGCAGTTGTTGACGTAAATCCTGTCGAGTGTCAAGAACATCCATAAGAAATGATGATTGATGTAGGTAAGAATCCGAGTGGTCAGGTCATTTGCTCCTTTATCTTTCGCGGCAACGATTGCACCACCAGATCATACGAATGGTCGATCCATTCTTTTAGAAGCGCGTCTTTTACAGAACCTTCCGCGATGACGGTGTTCCAATGCTTTTTATTCATGTGAAAGCCCGGGAGTACGCCATCATATTCTTCCCGGAGCTGAATCGCCTTCTCGGGGTCGCATTTCAAATTGATGCTGAGCGGCATACTGTCAAGGGAGGTCAGGGCAAATATTTTGCCCATTACTTTGTACACCATCGTTTGTTCACCAAAAGGAAACTCTTCGGTAACCCCCGGTTTGGAAAGACAATACAGCTGTAAGGATTCAATGTTCATAAGCCCCCTCCCCCCCTTTTAAGGCTTAGTTTAATTTACCTTGTAAATAAGCGATACAGCATCACGCAGATACAAAACAGGAACATGACGATGGAAATACGATTAATGCCGTGCATCATGCGCAGCGATGATGTATTGGGCCGTGAAGGATCCGGTTTCTTAAAAACCCGTATAAAATACCCAAACACTTCACTCACTTGGAAAAATTCAATGAAACGTTTCATATCTATCAGTATCTCCTGCCCCCAAAGAGGAGTTTTGGTGAAAGTAAGCCCCTTTGGGGTTGGGGCGTTATAGTTATCATTCGATAGCTTCCGGCTCAAACCATTTACCATCTTCTTTGATCAAATTGATGAGTTCATCCACGGCGTTGTTGGCCACCACAGATTTTTTTACTACCTGCTGTCCGCGGTAGAGCGCAATTTTGTCTTTTCCAATACCGACATATCCGTAATCGGCATCGGCCATTTCGCCGGGTCCGTTTACGATGCACCCCATGATGCCGATCTTCACGCCCTTCAGGTGGTCGGTTCGCTTCCGAATCAGGGCGGTTGTTTCCTGTAAGTCAAACAATGTACGTCCACACGAAGGACAGGAGATATACTCGGTCTTGGACATCCGGGTTCGGGCCGCCTGTAAAATACCAAACCCGATACTATTTTGCTGAGCGGCATGTTTGAGGCGTTCGGCATAGGTGCCTTCAGCGTCGTGATGCGCAGAAAGCATGAGGCCGTCACCAAGGCCGTCCACCAGAAGTCCGCCGCAATCCGTTGCCGCAAACAGCGAAAGTTCGTCGGTATTTTCCGTGGAGTACGTCCTCCGAATCACCACCGGACAGTCTATTCCCTGCGCTATCAGATCGATCATACATCGACGCAACGCCGGCATCGCATGCGCATTGTCGGTTTGGAGTACCAACACCGCAGGGGTATCGGCGAGTTGTTCTTTGGTAATTTGCGTGGCCGCATCAATGATTATGAAGTTCAGTGCATGACTTTTCTCTTCTGCCGCCTCAAATTCCGCCAAGGTAAAGAGCGGAAATGAATGCTCACGTTCGCGGAGTGTTTTCCAGACTTCGTAATCAACGATTTCTTTCAAACCCATCGGCAACATGAACGACGAAGGCCGAGCGCCGGTATAGAGGTAATCCACGCCGATATCATTCATTTTCCACTTATCGGGAACAGGGAGATAAAAATGCCCTACGCTTCTTAGATCTTCGTATCGGGTTACTTCAATGTTTGAAAAATCCGCGATCACGCGCGGTACATTTCCACCGCCAAAGTTAAGTACTTCTTTGGTTTTGCGGCGGCTGTACTGAAAGGGATGAATGGGTGATGCCTCCAGCGGCCGAATGGGCGTTGTGCGCTCGGCACGGTGCGTATAACGATTGATAAGGGCCGCCGCGACCGGTGCTTCAAACTCGGGATCTTCGGTCAACGAAACCCGCACCGTATCGCCCAGGCCATCCTCCAACAACGTACCGATACCTACCGCCGATTTGATACGTCCATCTTCTCCTTCTCCGGCCTCCGTCACGCCCAAATGCAGAGGATAAGGTTTTAAGCCTTCAGCATCCAGTCGGTTGAC
Above is a window of Runella slithyformis DSM 19594 DNA encoding:
- a CDS encoding BlaI/MecI/CopY family transcriptional regulator — protein: MRELTKAEEEIMQILWDLEKGVVWDVIEHLPDPKPAYNTVSTFIRILEQKGFIDHRAISGKTYEYFPIVSKEEYRAHEANKLVNNYFEGSLKELVSFFVQDKNISLQDADEIIKMLKR
- a CDS encoding Rid family detoxifying hydrolase, with protein sequence MKKNTFTFLLILIATLTFAQKTVIKADQAPAPIGPYSQAVEANGMVFVAGQIGLNPQTRQLVAGGVEAETAQIMENIKAILGAAKLSMDDIVNATLYVKDLANFPKVNEIYGKYFTANFPARATIGVDNLPAGAAVEIAVIAVRGPRKK
- a CDS encoding SCP2 sterol-binding domain-containing protein; translated protein: MSLQSLTEQIKTIVGTDSGLNASVKFATDEGVVVVDARQVPNVVSNENVPTDCTLEISTSDALDLLSGSLNPMMAYMTGKLKIDGDMGVAMKIAQTFGG
- a CDS encoding histone H1 encodes the protein MAKFDEIKNLVMSLEGDFDKFYNKGNQAAGTRVRKGMQDLKNIAQAIRAEVQNSKNSKE
- a CDS encoding DinB family protein; this encodes MDVLDTRQDLRQQLQQIRQTVRQEFEPLSENQLLWKPAPTQWGVLECLVHLNMANQYYVNQLKFKVEHAPNNILPPFTFEMSFNGRMMLGLLDPKSTRKIPSPGMFKPKAYHLDPQKALTRFYAILDDLDAVLEGADVIDWNTKVASPLTSWIKFRFGDVLVFMTAHYQRHLNQALRVVQQAGFPTS
- a CDS encoding MmcQ/YjbR family DNA-binding protein — encoded protein: MNIESLQLYCLSKPGVTEEFPFGEQTMVYKVMGKIFALTSLDSMPLSINLKCDPEKAIQLREEYDGVLPGFHMNKKHWNTVIAEGSVKDALLKEWIDHSYDLVVQSLPRKIKEQMT
- a CDS encoding DUF6728 family protein, whose protein sequence is MKRFIEFFQVSEVFGYFIRVFKKPDPSRPNTSSLRMMHGINRISIVMFLFCICVMLYRLFTR
- the ispG gene encoding (E)-4-hydroxy-3-methylbut-2-enyl-diphosphate synthase; this translates as MLTLNDTVSLQDAITSYHYSRSLTEYLRRKTITVKIGDIPLGSEYPIRVQSMTTVDTMNTEGSIEQVIRMVESGCEYVRITAPSVKEAQNLENIRKGLRARGYSVPLIADIHFTPNAAELAARIVEKVRINPGNYADKKRFELIDYTEDEYQRELERIREKFIPLLKICKEYGTAMRIGTNHGSLSDRIMSRYGDSPLGMVESALEFLRICEEFNYYDVVLSMKSSNPLVMVEAYRLLVNRLDAEGLKPYPLHLGVTEAGEGEDGRIKSAVGIGTLLEDGLGDTVRVSLTEDPEFEAPVAAALINRYTHRAERTTPIRPLEASPIHPFQYSRRKTKEVLNFGGGNVPRVIADFSNIEVTRYEDLRSVGHFYLPVPDKWKMNDIGVDYLYTGARPSSFMLPMGLKEIVDYEVWKTLREREHSFPLFTLAEFEAAEEKSHALNFIIIDAATQITKEQLADTPAVLVLQTDNAHAMPALRRCMIDLIAQGIDCPVVIRRTYSTENTDELSLFAATDCGGLLVDGLGDGLMLSAHHDAEGTYAERLKHAAQQNSIGFGILQAARTRMSKTEYISCPSCGRTLFDLQETTALIRKRTDHLKGVKIGIMGCIVNGPGEMADADYGYVGIGKDKIALYRGQQVVKKSVVANNAVDELINLIKEDGKWFEPEAIE